From the genome of Haemophilus parainfluenzae, one region includes:
- the prfC gene encoding peptide chain release factor 3: MSYPLEEVNKRRTFAIISHPDAGKTTITEKVLLYGNAIQKAGSVKGKGSAQHAKSDWMEMEKQRGISITTSVMQFPYNECLVNLLDTPGHEDFSEDTYRTLTAVDSCLMVIDSAKGVEERTIKLMEVTRLRDTPIITFMNKLDRDIRDPMELLDEVESVLKIHCAPITWPIGCGKLFKGVYHLYKDEIYLYQSGQGSTIQEVRIVKGLNNPELDAAVGDDLAQQLRDELELVKGASNEFDLDLFLSGELTPVFFGTALGNFGVDHFLDGLTEWAPAPQARQADTRKVSAEEEKFTGFVFKIQANMDPKHRDRVAFLRVVSGKYEKGMKLKHVRIGKDVVISDALTFMAGDRTHADEAYAGDIIGLHNHGTIQIGDTFTQGEELKFTGIPNFAPELFRRIRLKDPLKQKQLLKGLVQLSEEGAVQVFRPLSNNDLIVGAVGVLQFDVVVSRLKSEYNVEAIYETVNVATARWVECADNKKFEEFKRKNEQNLALDGGDNLTYIAPTMVNLNLAQERYPDVTFFKTREH, translated from the coding sequence ATGAGTTATCCATTAGAAGAAGTTAATAAACGTCGCACATTTGCAATTATTTCCCACCCTGATGCGGGTAAAACCACCATCACCGAAAAAGTATTGTTATACGGCAATGCCATTCAAAAAGCAGGCTCAGTAAAAGGTAAAGGCTCTGCACAGCATGCAAAATCTGACTGGATGGAAATGGAAAAACAACGTGGTATTTCCATTACCACTTCCGTGATGCAATTCCCTTACAATGAATGCTTAGTGAATTTATTAGATACGCCGGGGCATGAGGATTTCTCGGAAGATACCTACCGCACTTTAACGGCCGTGGATAGCTGCTTGATGGTTATCGACTCGGCAAAAGGGGTTGAAGAACGAACCATTAAATTAATGGAAGTGACCCGTTTACGCGATACGCCAATTATCACTTTCATGAATAAACTTGACCGTGATATTCGCGATCCAATGGAATTATTAGATGAAGTGGAAAGTGTATTAAAAATCCATTGTGCACCGATTACTTGGCCGATTGGCTGCGGCAAATTGTTTAAAGGGGTTTATCATTTATATAAAGATGAAATCTATCTTTACCAAAGTGGGCAAGGCTCTACAATCCAAGAAGTACGCATTGTGAAAGGCTTAAATAACCCAGAATTAGACGCTGCCGTAGGCGATGACTTAGCCCAACAATTGCGTGATGAATTAGAATTAGTAAAAGGTGCAAGTAACGAATTTGATTTGGATTTATTCCTAAGTGGTGAATTAACGCCAGTCTTTTTCGGTACTGCATTAGGTAACTTCGGTGTTGATCATTTCTTAGATGGTTTAACTGAATGGGCACCTGCTCCACAAGCTCGTCAAGCTGATACCCGTAAAGTCTCAGCAGAAGAAGAAAAATTCACTGGTTTCGTATTTAAAATCCAAGCCAATATGGATCCAAAACACCGCGACCGCGTGGCTTTCCTACGCGTAGTTTCTGGTAAATACGAAAAAGGGATGAAACTTAAGCACGTGCGTATTGGTAAAGATGTAGTTATTTCTGACGCGCTCACCTTTATGGCGGGGGACCGTACCCATGCCGATGAGGCTTATGCTGGTGATATTATCGGTCTGCACAATCACGGCACAATTCAGATTGGTGATACATTCACACAAGGTGAAGAGCTTAAATTTACCGGTATTCCAAACTTTGCGCCTGAATTATTCCGTCGTATTCGTTTGAAAGATCCTCTTAAACAAAAACAATTGTTAAAAGGCTTAGTACAACTTTCTGAAGAAGGTGCTGTGCAGGTATTCCGCCCATTAAGCAATAATGATTTGATTGTTGGAGCGGTCGGTGTGTTACAGTTTGACGTGGTTGTTTCTCGTTTGAAATCAGAATATAACGTTGAAGCCATTTATGAAACTGTTAACGTCGCAACGGCTCGTTGGGTGGAATGTGCAGATAACAAAAAATTTGAAGAGTTCAAACGTAAGAATGAGCAAAACCTGGCATTAGATGGTGGGGATAATCTCACTTATATCGCACCTACCATGGTAAATCTAAATCTTGCACAAGAACGTTATCCTGATGTGACCTTCTTTAAAACAAGGGAACATTAG
- a CDS encoding phosphodiester glycosidase family protein produces the protein MKKTIKFLTALFSSASLLMSVPALAEYRTFDDGNITYGIFQAKPEEVQLHWKDAEGKDYQSLTRLKNALEPSYNVKMIMNAGIYSMNNTPAGLWIEHGKELNALNTKSGKGNFHVQPNGVFAIAKNKPYILTTSAYQKSKLKPDFALQSGPMLIIHGKINPQFRASLESYHKRNAVCLTKQNELLFLMTIKGEPNLYTLSQGLLKIGCHDALYLDGTISNWYIPGQFNTLHWKRFVGMISVLDVNKK, from the coding sequence ATGAAAAAAACGATTAAATTTTTGACCGCACTTTTCAGTAGCGCATCCTTACTGATGAGTGTGCCAGCCCTAGCGGAATACCGAACTTTTGATGATGGCAATATTACTTACGGAATTTTTCAAGCAAAGCCCGAAGAAGTACAGCTACATTGGAAAGATGCCGAAGGTAAAGATTATCAAAGTTTAACGCGTCTCAAAAATGCCTTAGAGCCTAGCTATAACGTGAAAATGATCATGAATGCAGGCATTTATAGCATGAATAACACGCCAGCGGGATTATGGATTGAGCATGGAAAAGAGCTCAATGCGTTAAATACAAAATCAGGCAAAGGTAACTTTCATGTACAACCCAATGGTGTGTTTGCCATTGCAAAAAATAAGCCCTACATTTTAACCACATCCGCTTATCAGAAAAGCAAACTCAAGCCGGATTTTGCGTTGCAATCAGGCCCAATGTTGATTATTCATGGCAAAATAAATCCGCAATTTAGAGCAAGCCTAGAAAGCTATCATAAGCGTAATGCAGTGTGTTTGACGAAGCAGAACGAATTACTGTTCTTGATGACGATAAAAGGTGAGCCTAATCTTTATACATTGAGCCAAGGTTTGCTGAAAATAGGTTGTCATGATGCCTTATATCTTGATGGAACAATATCTAATTGGTATATTCCAGGGCAATTTAACACCTTGCATTGGAAGCGTTTTGTTGGAATGATCTCCGTTCTTGATGTGAACAAAAAATAG
- the hemA gene encoding glutamyl-tRNA reductase: MTLLVLGINHKTASVAVREKVAFSEEKRQLALQQIHQQDLAESAVILSTCNRTEIYLHHRQISPQECKQWQTNCINWFANIHQLSVDELNKSIYTHQNQQAANHLMRVACGLDSLILGEPQILGQVKQAFQISEDYYQSANIPLSSTLSRLFQKTFATAKRVRTETNIGESAVSVAYAACSLARQIFESLRELQILLVGAGETIELVSRHLLRHGVKKLMIANRTLSRAEQLVEKLASNTPIDVYSLDELQTPLNQADIVISSTGSPTILITKVMAEIAEKARQFRPTLMVDIAVPRDIDENVSELESVYHYTVDDLQDIIQRNLSQREQASEQAQDIITQECNAFFEWLKVQQFSNLIRHYRDEAENTRQELLEKALHQIQQGENAEKILQELSYKLTNKLIHAPTQTMQSMMRSGNAEGLHAFSNALHLTHPLNEKND, from the coding sequence ATGACCCTTCTTGTTCTAGGCATTAATCATAAAACAGCTTCTGTCGCTGTTCGTGAGAAAGTCGCTTTTTCTGAAGAAAAGCGACAGCTTGCCTTACAACAAATTCACCAACAAGATTTGGCAGAAAGTGCGGTTATTCTTTCTACCTGTAACCGTACAGAGATTTATCTTCACCATCGTCAAATTTCACCCCAAGAGTGTAAGCAATGGCAAACGAACTGTATAAATTGGTTTGCTAATATTCATCAGCTTTCTGTCGATGAATTAAATAAAAGTATTTACACACATCAAAATCAACAAGCTGCAAATCATTTAATGCGCGTGGCCTGTGGTTTGGATTCATTAATTTTGGGTGAGCCGCAAATTTTAGGACAGGTGAAACAAGCTTTCCAAATCAGTGAAGATTATTATCAATCGGCTAATATTCCGCTTTCAAGCACGCTTTCTCGCTTATTCCAAAAAACCTTTGCCACGGCAAAACGAGTGCGTACTGAAACCAATATTGGTGAAAGTGCTGTATCGGTGGCTTACGCGGCTTGTAGCTTGGCACGTCAGATTTTTGAATCTTTACGTGAATTACAAATTTTGCTTGTTGGGGCAGGAGAAACCATTGAATTGGTAAGCCGTCATTTATTACGCCATGGTGTAAAAAAATTGATGATTGCTAACCGCACTTTATCTCGCGCTGAGCAGTTGGTGGAAAAATTAGCGTCTAATACACCGATTGATGTGTATTCGCTTGATGAATTGCAAACACCGCTAAATCAAGCCGATATTGTCATCAGCTCTACAGGCAGTCCGACTATTTTAATCACTAAAGTGATGGCTGAAATTGCGGAGAAAGCACGTCAATTTAGACCGACTTTAATGGTTGATATCGCCGTGCCTCGTGATATTGATGAAAATGTCTCTGAATTAGAAAGTGTGTATCATTACACCGTGGATGATTTGCAAGATATTATCCAACGCAATCTTTCTCAACGTGAGCAAGCATCAGAGCAAGCACAAGATATCATCACGCAAGAATGTAATGCCTTCTTTGAGTGGTTGAAAGTTCAACAATTCTCCAATTTGATCCGTCATTACCGTGATGAGGCAGAGAATACTCGCCAAGAATTACTCGAAAAAGCGTTACACCAAATTCAACAAGGTGAGAATGCTGAAAAAATTCTGCAAGAATTAAGTTATAAATTAACAAATAAACTCATTCATGCACCAACCCAAACTATGCAATCCATGATGAGATCGGGTAATGCAGAAGGGTTGCATGCCTTTTCAAATGCGTTGCATTTAACCCATCCTTTAAATGAAAAAAACGATTAA
- the gloB gene encoding hydroxyacylglutathione hydrolase has protein sequence MLVPIPALNDNYIWLYRRENFPVIVIDIPEITRLIPYLESNKLDVEAVLLTHYHDDHVQGVAAFKQYYPNVPVFGPTECANKGATNIMDSGVINTVHYHIEVLPSGGHTAGHVSYLVDGHLFCGDALFSAGCGRVFTGDFAQMFESMQSFNQLPNETVVCPAHEYTLSNLAFAETVLADKSAVKNQRVLVERYRAEDKPSLPTTIELEKQINPFLQAKNLDEFTQWRLAKDKF, from the coding sequence ATGCTAGTTCCTATTCCTGCGCTCAATGATAACTATATTTGGCTTTATAGACGAGAAAATTTCCCTGTAATTGTGATCGATATCCCAGAAATAACCCGTTTAATTCCGTATTTAGAATCGAATAAGTTAGACGTAGAAGCGGTGTTATTAACCCATTATCACGATGATCATGTGCAAGGTGTCGCGGCATTTAAGCAATATTATCCTAATGTGCCTGTTTTCGGCCCAACAGAATGTGCAAATAAAGGGGCAACCAACATTATGGATAGTGGCGTGATTAATACGGTACATTATCATATTGAAGTTTTGCCAAGTGGTGGTCATACGGCAGGGCATGTCAGCTATTTGGTGGATGGGCATTTATTTTGCGGTGATGCGTTATTTTCTGCAGGCTGTGGTCGCGTATTTACGGGAGATTTTGCTCAAATGTTTGAATCTATGCAGAGTTTTAATCAATTACCTAATGAAACCGTGGTTTGTCCCGCTCATGAATATACGCTGAGTAATTTAGCTTTTGCGGAAACCGTCTTGGCGGATAAAAGTGCGGTCAAAAATCAACGTGTTTTAGTGGAACGTTATCGAGCAGAGGATAAACCGAGTTTGCCGACAACGATTGAATTAGAGAAACAAATTAATCCGTTTTTACAAGCAAAAAATTTAGACGAATTTACACAATGGCGTTTAGCGAAAGATAAGTTTTAA
- a CDS encoding class I SAM-dependent methyltransferase, with protein sequence MKIGLTLNWKAKWHKLLLSPESWQALPQGEAYCNVLTDYFAQWTPKILGYQILKVGALSGEIAFDLPLHHQIVLGEKTAHFPTALLNETDSLIQASPLALPFIEKEMDACLLANTLNFAQDPHQILREAHRVLKDDGWIFITLFNPLSPLLFKPKLGEFKFRQYATWRVVDWLSLLNFDVIAEERLSIKQEKSTLCSPLSVIVAQKRTYPLTLNPEKARSKMPAFLEPAGAFKEIRTE encoded by the coding sequence ATGAAAATAGGATTAACATTGAATTGGAAAGCCAAATGGCACAAACTACTTCTTTCACCTGAAAGTTGGCAAGCGTTACCACAAGGTGAAGCCTATTGTAACGTATTAACCGATTATTTTGCCCAATGGACACCAAAAATTTTAGGCTATCAAATTCTGAAAGTCGGTGCCTTAAGTGGTGAAATTGCCTTTGACTTGCCTTTACATCATCAAATTGTGTTAGGCGAAAAAACAGCGCATTTTCCTACCGCACTTTTAAATGAAACCGATAGTTTAATTCAAGCATCGCCGTTAGCCTTGCCTTTTATTGAAAAAGAAATGGATGCTTGCTTATTGGCGAACACCTTAAATTTTGCGCAAGATCCTCACCAAATATTGCGTGAAGCTCATCGTGTTTTAAAGGATGATGGCTGGATTTTCATCACGTTATTTAATCCGCTGAGTCCCTTGCTTTTCAAACCGAAATTAGGCGAATTTAAGTTCCGACAATATGCTACTTGGCGAGTGGTTGACTGGCTATCATTATTAAATTTTGATGTGATTGCAGAAGAAAGACTATCCATAAAACAAGAAAAGAGCACGCTTTGTTCTCCGCTCTCCGTGATCGTTGCCCAAAAACGAACCTATCCGTTAACACTGAATCCTGAGAAAGCGCGGTCAAAAATGCCGGCGTTTTTAGAGCCGGCAGGTGCATTTAAAGAAATCAGAACAGAATGA
- a CDS encoding YegP family protein has product MAQGFYELKVAKDGQFMFNLKAANGQVILTSELYKTKASAENGIASVQKNGVDAKNFEYRVAKNDKPYFVLKAANHQEIGRSQYYSSQAAAEKGVESVMNNASSAVIKEVTE; this is encoded by the coding sequence ATGGCTCAAGGATTTTATGAATTAAAAGTGGCTAAAGACGGACAATTTATGTTCAACTTAAAAGCAGCAAACGGACAAGTGATTTTAACTAGCGAACTTTATAAAACTAAAGCATCAGCTGAAAACGGTATTGCTTCAGTGCAAAAAAATGGCGTGGATGCGAAAAACTTTGAATATCGCGTAGCGAAAAATGATAAACCTTATTTCGTATTAAAAGCAGCTAACCACCAAGAAATTGGCCGTAGCCAATATTATTCTTCTCAAGCTGCAGCAGAAAAAGGCGTTGAGTCTGTAATGAATAATGCATCTTCAGCAGTAATCAAAGAAGTGACAGAATAA
- the ycaO gene encoding 30S ribosomal protein S12 methylthiotransferase accessory factor YcaO — protein MTEQTFIPGKDAALEDSISKFQQKLTALGFNIEEASWLNPVPNVWSVHIRDKDCPQCFSNGKGASKKAALASALGEYFERLSTNYFFADFYLGQEIANDDFVHYPTEKWFPIEDDSLLPQGILDDYLWDYFDPNQELTPELLVDLQSGNYDRGIVAMPYVRQSDQETVYIPQSIIANLYVSNGMSAGNTKNEARVQGLSEVFERYVKNRIIAEAISLPEIPKSVMDRYPSIQASIAKLEEEGFPIYAFDASLGGKYPVICVVLLNPNNGTCFASFGAHPNFQVALERTVTELLQGRSLKDLDVFSPPSFNNDDVAEHANLETHFIDSSGLISWDLFKNTPDYEFVDWDFSGSTQEEYENLMAIFNAEEKEVYIMDYNHLDVYACRIIVPGMSDIYPADDLIYANNNMGMDWREILLDLSHHHHDAETYQELLAELDEQDIDDATRVREFIGIVAPKASGWTTLRVGELKSMLYLALGELELALDWANWTMNMNSSVFTPERVNYYRALISIIELHLDNTRDPQQYRTVFERMYGKEAVQQAWAAVAEKGNPFYNLPASDEMLENFKEHQALLGAYAKLQKAKRENWK, from the coding sequence ATGACCGAACAAACATTTATTCCCGGCAAAGATGCCGCACTTGAAGACAGTATTTCAAAATTTCAACAAAAATTGACCGCACTTGGTTTCAATATTGAAGAAGCCTCTTGGCTTAATCCTGTGCCAAATGTATGGTCTGTACACATTCGTGATAAGGATTGCCCACAATGTTTTTCTAACGGCAAAGGCGCAAGTAAAAAAGCAGCGTTAGCATCTGCATTAGGTGAATATTTCGAACGTCTTTCCACCAACTATTTCTTTGCTGATTTCTATTTAGGACAAGAAATTGCTAACGATGATTTTGTTCATTACCCCACTGAAAAATGGTTTCCAATTGAAGACGATTCCCTTTTACCACAAGGGATTTTAGACGATTATTTATGGGATTATTTCGATCCAAACCAAGAACTAACCCCAGAATTGCTTGTGGATCTGCAATCCGGTAATTACGATCGCGGTATTGTCGCTATGCCTTATGTGCGCCAATCCGATCAAGAAACCGTCTATATTCCACAAAGTATCATTGCGAATTTATACGTTTCTAACGGGATGTCCGCTGGTAACACAAAAAATGAAGCACGTGTGCAAGGGCTTTCTGAGGTCTTTGAGCGTTACGTAAAAAATCGCATTATTGCAGAAGCAATCAGTCTTCCTGAAATTCCAAAATCCGTGATGGATCGCTATCCATCCATTCAAGCCTCTATTGCCAAATTAGAGGAAGAAGGTTTCCCTATTTATGCCTTTGATGCCTCATTAGGTGGCAAATATCCTGTCATTTGCGTGGTATTGCTCAACCCAAATAACGGCACGTGCTTTGCCTCTTTTGGTGCACATCCGAATTTCCAAGTGGCATTAGAGCGTACCGTAACGGAGCTTTTACAAGGTCGCAGCTTAAAAGATCTCGATGTATTCTCTCCTCCCTCATTCAATAATGATGATGTGGCTGAACACGCTAACCTTGAAACACACTTCATTGATTCTAGCGGTTTAATTTCTTGGGATTTATTCAAAAATACGCCAGATTATGAGTTTGTAGATTGGGATTTCTCAGGTTCAACCCAAGAAGAATATGAAAACTTGATGGCTATCTTTAATGCAGAGGAAAAAGAAGTCTATATCATGGATTACAACCATTTAGATGTTTATGCTTGCCGCATTATTGTGCCTGGCATGTCTGATATCTACCCTGCTGATGACCTCATTTATGCCAATAATAATATGGGTATGGACTGGCGCGAGATCTTGTTGGATCTATCACACCATCATCATGATGCTGAAACTTACCAAGAGTTATTGGCTGAATTAGATGAGCAAGATATTGACGATGCCACACGTGTTCGCGAATTTATCGGTATCGTGGCGCCAAAAGCAAGCGGTTGGACAACATTACGTGTCGGTGAGCTCAAATCCATGCTTTACTTAGCATTAGGTGAATTAGAATTAGCCTTAGATTGGGCAAACTGGACGATGAATATGAACAGCTCTGTATTTACGCCAGAACGTGTGAATTACTATCGTGCCTTAATCAGTATCATTGAATTGCATTTAGACAATACTCGCGATCCACAACAATATCGCACTGTGTTTGAAAGAATGTATGGCAAAGAAGCCGTTCAACAAGCTTGGGCTGCGGTAGCTGAAAAAGGTAACCCCTTCTATAACTTGCCAGCCAGCGATGAAATGCTTGAAAACTTCAAAGAACACCAAGCTTTACTTGGTGCTTATGCGAAATTACAAAAAGCCAAACGAGAAAATTGGAAATAG
- the gyrA gene encoding DNA topoisomerase (ATP-hydrolyzing) subunit A, with translation MTDSIHSSITPVNIEEELKSSYLDYAMSVIVGRALPDVRDGLKPVHRRVLFSMDQSGITAGKKYVKSARVVGDVIGKYHPHGDSAVYDTIVRMAQPFSLRYMLVDGQGNFGSIDGDAPAAMRYTEVRMQKITQALLTDLDKETVNFSPNYDGELMIPDVLPTRIPALLANGSSGIAVGMATNIPPHNLNEVLDGCLAYIDNENITIDELMQYIPGPDFPTAALINGRKGIEEAYRTGRGKVYVRARASVETTDKGKEQIIVTELPYQVNKAKLVEKIAELIKDKKIEGISNIIDLSNKEGIRIEIDIKRDAVGEVVLNHLYALTQMQVTFGINMVALDHGQPRLFNLKQIIEAFVMHRREVVIRRSLFELRKARERTHILEGLAVATSNIDEIIDIIRQSKERKEAAEKLISRPWKLNNEILGLLDAAARPAELAAEFGIKGSDYYLSPEQVDAILELRLHRLTGLATEEVINEYKELLVKIAELLHIINSPERLMEVIREELEQVRAQFADERRTEITAASGDIDLEDLIAQEDVVVTLSHEGYVKYQPLTDYEAQRRGGKGKSATKMKDEDFIEKLLVANTHDTILCFSSRGRLYWLKVYQLPQASRGARGRPIVNILPLQENERITAILPISAYEEDKFVIMATAGGIVKKIALTEFSRPRSSGIIALNLRDEDELIGVDITDGSNEIMLFSSQGRVVRFAESAVRAMGRLATGVRGIKLALTNDIADDESAVEIEEVSDDNAEETLDLNIDKVVSLVVPKNDGAILTATQNGYGKRTQLSEYPTKSRNTKGVISIKVSERNGKVVAATQVEETDQIMLITDAGTLVRTRVSEVSIVGRNTQGVRLIRTAEDEHVVSLERVCDVDDEDEGSEDVTSEE, from the coding sequence ATGACGGATTCAATCCATTCCTCTATTACCCCAGTCAATATTGAAGAAGAACTAAAATCTTCTTACCTTGACTACGCCATGTCGGTGATTGTTGGGCGTGCTTTGCCTGATGTGCGTGACGGTTTAAAACCGGTACATCGACGTGTGCTTTTCTCCATGGATCAATCTGGCATCACTGCCGGCAAAAAATACGTAAAATCTGCCCGTGTGGTAGGTGATGTAATCGGTAAATATCACCCGCATGGTGATTCTGCGGTGTATGACACTATTGTGCGTATGGCACAGCCGTTCTCATTACGCTACATGTTGGTCGATGGGCAAGGTAACTTCGGGTCAATCGACGGTGACGCGCCAGCGGCAATGCGTTATACCGAAGTCCGTATGCAAAAAATTACCCAAGCGCTATTGACCGACTTGGATAAAGAAACCGTAAATTTCTCGCCAAACTATGATGGCGAATTAATGATTCCAGATGTATTACCAACTCGTATTCCTGCACTTTTAGCAAACGGTTCTTCCGGTATTGCGGTGGGGATGGCAACGAATATTCCACCACACAACTTAAATGAAGTTTTAGATGGCTGCTTGGCTTACATTGATAACGAAAACATCACCATTGATGAGTTAATGCAATATATTCCAGGTCCAGACTTCCCAACAGCAGCATTAATTAATGGCCGTAAAGGGATTGAAGAAGCTTATCGCACAGGTCGCGGCAAAGTGTATGTTCGCGCTCGTGCTAGCGTAGAAACCACAGATAAAGGCAAAGAGCAAATCATTGTGACCGAATTGCCTTATCAAGTGAACAAAGCCAAATTGGTAGAAAAAATCGCTGAGCTCATCAAAGATAAAAAAATCGAAGGTATCAGCAATATTATCGACCTTTCTAACAAAGAAGGGATCCGCATTGAAATCGACATCAAACGTGATGCCGTAGGCGAAGTAGTATTAAATCACCTCTATGCGCTTACCCAAATGCAGGTGACTTTCGGGATCAACATGGTGGCCTTAGATCACGGTCAACCACGTTTATTCAACTTAAAACAAATCATTGAAGCCTTTGTGATGCACCGTCGCGAAGTGGTGATTCGCCGTTCTTTATTTGAATTGCGTAAAGCCCGCGAGCGTACTCATATTTTAGAAGGTTTAGCGGTTGCAACCTCAAATATCGATGAAATCATCGATATCATCCGTCAATCGAAAGAGCGTAAAGAAGCCGCAGAAAAATTAATTTCTCGTCCTTGGAAACTGAATAACGAAATTTTAGGCTTGCTTGATGCAGCGGCACGTCCGGCTGAATTAGCTGCTGAATTTGGTATTAAAGGTTCTGATTACTACCTTTCTCCAGAACAAGTTGATGCAATCTTAGAACTTCGCTTGCACCGTTTAACGGGTCTTGCTACCGAAGAAGTCATCAATGAATACAAAGAGTTATTAGTTAAAATTGCAGAACTTCTCCACATCATCAACAGCCCTGAGCGCTTGATGGAAGTGATTCGTGAAGAGCTTGAACAAGTACGTGCACAATTCGCCGATGAGCGTCGTACCGAAATTACTGCCGCTTCCGGTGATATTGATTTAGAAGATTTAATTGCCCAAGAAGATGTAGTGGTGACCCTTTCTCACGAAGGTTATGTGAAATATCAACCGCTTACCGACTACGAAGCTCAACGTCGTGGTGGTAAAGGTAAATCCGCAACGAAGATGAAAGATGAAGACTTCATCGAAAAACTCTTAGTGGCGAATACTCACGATACGATTCTCTGCTTCTCTAGCCGTGGTCGTTTATATTGGTTGAAAGTCTATCAATTACCACAAGCGAGCCGTGGCGCACGTGGTCGTCCAATTGTAAATATTCTACCGTTACAAGAAAACGAGCGTATCACCGCAATCTTGCCAATCTCTGCTTATGAAGAAGATAAATTCGTCATCATGGCAACGGCCGGCGGTATTGTGAAGAAAATCGCGCTAACTGAATTCAGCCGTCCACGTTCAAGCGGTATCATCGCCTTGAACTTACGTGATGAAGATGAATTAATCGGCGTGGATATCACCGATGGTTCTAACGAAATCATGTTGTTCTCTTCGCAAGGTCGCGTAGTGCGTTTCGCGGAAAGTGCAGTCCGTGCAATGGGTCGTTTAGCAACAGGTGTTCGCGGTATTAAACTCGCCCTCACCAACGACATCGCTGACGATGAAAGTGCGGTCGAAATTGAAGAGGTTTCCGATGATAATGCAGAAGAAACCCTCGATCTCAATATCGATAAAGTGGTTTCCTTAGTTGTGCCGAAAAATGACGGCGCAATCCTTACGGCGACGCAAAACGGTTACGGTAAACGCACACAATTAAGCGAATACCCAACCAAATCCCGTAATACCAAAGGGGTGATTTCGATTAAAGTGAGCGAACGTAACGGTAAAGTCGTTGCCGCAACACAAGTAGAAGAAACTGACCAAATTATGCTTATCACCGACGCAGGTACCTTAGTGCGTACTCGTGTAAGTGAAGTCAGCATTGTTGGCCGTAACACCCAAGGTGTTCGTTTAATTCGTACCGCAGAAGATGAGCACGTAGTCAGCCTTGAACGTGTTTGTGATGTGGATGATGAGGATGAAGGCTCTGAAGATGTGACTTCTGAAGAATAA
- a CDS encoding TorD/DmsD family molecular chaperone, giving the protein MSETQVNNFSLISRLFGNLFYRSPTDPILTGVFDWLQQQGLSQVWALSTDKESEAAIDNLQMKIDLTLLDQEYQKLFGPNGNVPTAISSYDIDVQRFMDFRHARNVPEAENVDHFALLLLTASWLEDNTESLSAQQDLFGDFLLPCAAKFLTQVETYATLPFYRSLAYLTREILAAMADELEEGE; this is encoded by the coding sequence ATGTCAGAAACTCAAGTTAATAATTTTTCTTTAATAAGCCGCCTATTCGGCAACTTATTTTATCGCAGCCCCACAGATCCGATTTTAACTGGGGTATTTGATTGGCTGCAACAACAAGGTTTAAGTCAAGTGTGGGCACTTTCTACGGATAAAGAAAGTGAAGCGGCCATTGATAATTTACAGATGAAAATTGATTTAACGTTACTTGATCAAGAATATCAAAAATTGTTTGGTCCAAACGGTAACGTGCCGACAGCTATTTCAAGTTATGATATAGATGTGCAACGTTTTATGGATTTCCGTCATGCTCGTAACGTGCCAGAGGCAGAGAATGTGGATCATTTCGCCTTGTTATTGCTTACAGCCTCTTGGCTAGAAGACAACACGGAATCGCTATCCGCTCAACAAGATTTATTCGGTGATTTCTTATTACCTTGTGCAGCGAAATTCTTAACCCAAGTGGAAACTTATGCCACACTTCCTTTCTATCGTTCATTAGCGTATTTAACCCGTGAAATCTTGGCTGCAATGGCTGATGAATTAGAAGAAGGCGAGTAG